From the genome of Methanoregula boonei 6A8:
CGCATGGGTCCTGCCGCTTACCCGGCAGACAAAAAACGACAACCGGAAGGAAACAGCCCAGCCCTCGGAACGCTGGGCACGGACCCGGCTTTTCGGGGAAAAGTTCAACGTGGCCCTTGCAAACTACGTGGCCGGCATACTGAACGCACAGGGAACCGATGCCCTTGTCCCGTCGCTTTCCCCGGCAGCCAGAGCCGGGATTTCACAAAAATACGGGATGGCAACCTCCTGGTCGGAACGCCATGCAGCGTTTGTCTCGGGCCTTGGAACCTTTGGCCTCTGCGATGGTCTCATTACAAAGAAGGGGAAGGCCATGCGCTGCGGCTCGGTCATTGCACGCATCGCGGTACCGCCTACACCCCGGCCCTACGCGGGCCACCACGACTGGTGCCTCTTTTATGCCAAAGGTACCTGCAAAGCATGCATCCAGCGGTGCCCGGCCGGGGCACTTTCCAAACAGGGGCACGACAAGAACCGGTGCCGGGAGTACCTCTTCGGCGTCACAAAGCCGTACATCCTAGAAAAGTACAACATCGACATTTACGGGTGCGGGCTCTGCCAGACAAAAGTTCCCTGCGAGTCAAAAAACCCGGTAAAGAAATAAAGTGCCCGGAACACATACTCCTCTTAGCGAAAAAAACAGCGGGAACGAAAACACCATGAAAAACGCACAGGATAAACCTGCGGATTATGCATTTCTTGAAAAGGCTGCCCGCAATATCGGCGCTGCGGATGCGAAAATCATTGCCGCATCGGATATTGTTGTCGAAAACCGCGTATCCTTAAAGTGCCGGGCCGGCTGCATCAGTTACGGCAAAAAACTCACCTGCCCGCCGTATGTCCCGACCCCGGATGAGTTCAGGAAGATCCTTCTTGAGTACCATTCTGCCCTGCTCGTGAAATTTATCTCGCCGGCAGAAGCAGAACCCGACGTGATCTGCTCGATCTATAAGTACTGGCTCGATCCCGCGGCCCCGGCCGATAAAAAAGAGCAGGCAGAAAAATTCTGGGCCGACCACCGCACCGGCACCGGTTCCTTTGCTCCTGCGATGCTTGAGCTGGAGCGTATCGCTTTTAATGCCGGCAACCCCTTTGCCCTTGCATTTGTGAACGGCTCATGCCGGCTCTGCGAGACCTGCAATACAAAAGGCGGCATCTGTATCCACCCCACACGGGCACGGATCCCGGAGCATGCGGTGGGCGTGAACATGGTTGCGACCGCAGAAAAGGCAGGTATGCCGATCCGGTTCCCGGTAGAGGGACACCCGGAGCTTATGGCGCTCCTGCTGATCGATTAAACGGGGTACTACCGGGGAGAAGGGTGACAGCCGGGGCCCTTTGCGGGTTTTTGGTCCCTGCAAGAGCCTTGCGGACCCCTCCTGCGGGATCCGGTACATCCCCGATATACCGGGGGATCAGGTGGCAGTGGCAGTGGCAGTGCAGTATAACCTGGCCGGCCGCAAGTCCTTCATTTATGCCGATGGTGTACCCGTCAGGCACGAAGTTCTCCTCGATTACCTGTTTGCACGCTTCAATGAGTGCGATCATTTCCCGGCGCTCTTCTTTTGTCATTGAAAAAAAGTACGGCGTGTGCCGGAACGGGAGGACGAGCAGATGTCCCTTGCTCGCCGGGAACCGGTCCCAGCGGGCGTAACAGAGATCGTTTCTTGCTACGATCTCTTCAGCAAGCGGATTGCAGAACGGGCACTGTGCGAGTTTCATAGGGACAGGCTCCGGATCCCCGGGAGGATTTTCCTAAAAGAACTCTCCCACAGGGCTCATCGTTCTTTTCATCATGACATGGGGGTTATTGTACCCCTCAAGCGGCACTCAGTGCGCCGGGTCTTTCTTTTCCTCTCCTGCCCTCTCCTGCTCCCTGATCACTTCCACCATCACTGAAAAAACCACGGCTTCAAGCGCATCATCGCACCCGGCAAACGCCTCGCTCGAATGCATCTTTGCAAGGATGGCGAGCCGCTCGCCGTACTTCCGGTCCTCCGGCCTGAGTTTTCTGGCCCATTGCATCCACCGGGCCGAGATGAGGTTTGCGCCCTGGCGGACGCTCAAAAAACTCCGGCCCATTTATTCCACCTCCCGTGCCTGCCGACCCCGCGGGTGTGGCCCGGAGACCGGGGACAAGGAACTGCGCAGGGCCTCATGCGAATCAAGGGATGTGATCACCGGCCGTTCCGGTGCCATTGTTGCACAAAAAACGCCCGGCAGCAGGTTTGTTCCGGTCTGGATTGCGGTCTGCATAGCACCGGATCCCTGCTGTACCCGAAAAGATAAGGATCCGGCCGTGCGGGGGGTGAAAGTGGCCGCGGTTCCGTGGTCCGCCGGACCGGCCGGCAGGAAGCGATCTGCGCATCTTGGGCAGGATTGCTCACCATAGCACCGGAAGACCGGACCTGGTGGGTGTCAGTGCTTGTGCATCAGGTACGCGGCAAGTACGACCAGGGCGGCAATCACCAGAAACCCGACAAAGACAAGAATGGTCCTTACCCAGATCTGGCGGTTGGTGAGCATCCCGCCGCCCACGGCTGCCTCGGGATCGGAAGGGAACTCCGAAAGATCGAGTTCGGCATAATGGTCCAGGTCTTTTTTCATGGCGCCCGCCGAGCGGTAGCGCTCATCGGGATCGCGGCGGAGCGCCTTGAGGATGACCGCTTCCACACCGGCCGGGATCTCCGGCCGGAACCGGCGGGGCGGGACCGGTGTGCCGGTCAGGTGCAGGTTCATGACCGCCAACGGATTATCCCCTTCAAAAGGCAGCGCCCCGGCAAGCATCTCGTACACGATCATCCCGAGAGCATACACATCGGTACGCTCGTCGCCCCGTTTTCCCTGGATCTGTTCGGGTGCCATGTAGTCCGGGGTCCCAAATGCATTGGATGCCCACCGCCAGGTAACCCGGCGGGATCCTTCAAGCAACGCGCTCCCGAAATCCAGGATATGGATCCTGCCATCCGGCCCGACAATGATATTCTCCGGCTTGAGGTCCCGGTGACAGACGCCATGCGCATGCAGGTAGTCTGTGGCCTCTGCAAGCTGGCCGGCAAAAGAGAGCCCCTCGTCAATGGGGAGCGGCGCTTTTTCGTTTAAGTAGTTACGAAGCGAGGGCCCTTCGATATATTCCATTACTAGGTAGATCGAGTCTGCACCTTCGACAAAGCTGATCACTTTTGGGATCGCCGGGTGGGAGAGTTTCTGCCCGATGGCAACCTCGCGCCGGAACCGCTCGTAGGTGGCCTGGTCGCCAAGCAGGGATACGTCCGGGAACTTGAGGATCACCTGGCTTTTGTCCGGGGCGAGCGCCTTGTAGATCTGGCTGAATCCGCCCTGGCCAAGGAGGCCGATAATGGTGTAATCGCCGATCCGGTCACCTTCTTTGAGCATAGCCGGCACCGCACCCTGTTTTCAAAAACCCCGTGCACTTCCCTTGTTTTACCCGTTGGTTCCTGCCGCCTGCAGGCCCGGTCATGTTATCTCCAGACCTCGTCAGTCCGGACCTTTGCCATAAGATCGAGCGGCCAGACAAAGATCTTCCCGTCCCCGAAATTCCCCGTCCGTCCTGCAGACCGGATGATCGCCATGACGGGATCGACGTCCTCGTCTTTGACTGCCATCTGGATCATGATCTTGGGAAGGGTGTCCACTTCCACGGTTGCCCCCCGGTATTCGAGTGTGATGCCTTTCTGCTCTCCCCGGCCGGTGATCTCAATGATACTCATTGCCACAAACCCTTTTTCTTCAAGGGCTTTTTTTACGCTATCCAGTTTTTCTGACCGGATGATTGCCTGGACCATCTTCATGAAAACCATCTTTTTTGTTTTTATTGCATTCTTGCCGTATTCTTTTCAAACCCACTGGTGATGCCGGGTAATATAATGCTACCTGCGTTTTCCTGCCGTACACGGGGCCCTTTTTCTTTTGCACCCCCGGTCATATCCGGTTTTTCCGGGCGGGAGCATGCCGGCGCCGGTGCCGGGACAAAGCCCCGGACCATGGAGAGAACAGGGGCTACGATCAGGCAAGTGCACTATCTCCCTGCTCCCCGTTTCTCACCCGGATTGCGCTGATCATGGGGCAGACAAAGATCTTCCCATCCCCGTGGCGACCGGTCTGGTTTGCGGCAACCAGGGTGTTGATAATGGGTCGGACATCGGCGTCATGTGCCACGATGATAAGCATTCTCTGCGGCAGGAACCCGGCAGGCCCCGGCTTTGTTTTTGGCGGGGACGCGGGGAGGGTCGCACCTTTGGGAACCGGCAGCCCGTCCTGCCTCTCGTCCGGGGCCCTGAATGCAGCGGGCCGTTCCTCGCTCAGGCTCCGGGCCGGGCTCAATCCTTCGGGCATACCTCTTCCTGTCACGTGCAGGAAGGTGGCACCGTTTATGCCGAGACCTTTGAGCGCTGCCTTGGTCTCCTCCACATTCTCGCTCCTGATGATCGCGATGATCTTTTTCATACGGGAGGACCGGTGGTTGCCGGAAGACCCGGGCTTCTCTTTTTGTTTTCTGCAGTCCTTATCGTGTGCGCATCATCGACATAGGTGACAAAGATCTTGCCGTCGCCAACCGCCCCGTGGCCCGGGTTCTCCTTCTGCCAGGTCTTTGCCACGGTGCTGATGATCCTGACCGCACGGGCCACGTCGATATCGGGCAGGACGATCATGAGCATCTCTTTTGGGATCTCGGAATAGTTCACAAGGCCCGCC
Proteins encoded in this window:
- a CDS encoding epoxyqueuosine reductase; amino-acid sequence: MSPEPLKPQKDPGPAIEEIIREFCRSSPENDLLFSASEPMFDEPLVGFSSAADPLYAFFKKDIGDPYTTPIDHFRAAFLDRTITAEDLSVIAWVLPLTRQTKNDNRKETAQPSERWARTRLFGEKFNVALANYVAGILNAQGTDALVPSLSPAARAGISQKYGMATSWSERHAAFVSGLGTFGLCDGLITKKGKAMRCGSVIARIAVPPTPRPYAGHHDWCLFYAKGTCKACIQRCPAGALSKQGHDKNRCREYLFGVTKPYILEKYNIDIYGCGLCQTKVPCESKNPVKK
- a CDS encoding DUF2284 domain-containing protein; protein product: MKNAQDKPADYAFLEKAARNIGAADAKIIAASDIVVENRVSLKCRAGCISYGKKLTCPPYVPTPDEFRKILLEYHSALLVKFISPAEAEPDVICSIYKYWLDPAAPADKKEQAEKFWADHRTGTGSFAPAMLELERIAFNAGNPFALAFVNGSCRLCETCNTKGGICIHPTRARIPEHAVGVNMVATAEKAGMPIRFPVEGHPELMALLLID
- a CDS encoding HIT family protein, with translation MKLAQCPFCNPLAEEIVARNDLCYARWDRFPASKGHLLVLPFRHTPYFFSMTKEERREMIALIEACKQVIEENFVPDGYTIGINEGLAAGQVILHCHCHCHLIPRYIGDVPDPAGGVRKALAGTKNPQRAPAVTLLPGSTPFNRSAGAP
- a CDS encoding serine/threonine protein kinase yields the protein MLKEGDRIGDYTIIGLLGQGGFSQIYKALAPDKSQVILKFPDVSLLGDQATYERFRREVAIGQKLSHPAIPKVISFVEGADSIYLVMEYIEGPSLRNYLNEKAPLPIDEGLSFAGQLAEATDYLHAHGVCHRDLKPENIIVGPDGRIHILDFGSALLEGSRRVTWRWASNAFGTPDYMAPEQIQGKRGDERTDVYALGMIVYEMLAGALPFEGDNPLAVMNLHLTGTPVPPRRFRPEIPAGVEAVILKALRRDPDERYRSAGAMKKDLDHYAELDLSEFPSDPEAAVGGGMLTNRQIWVRTILVFVGFLVIAALVVLAAYLMHKH
- a CDS encoding P-II family nitrogen regulator; the protein is MKMVQAIIRSEKLDSVKKALEEKGFVAMSIIEITGRGEQKGITLEYRGATVEVDTLPKIMIQMAVKDEDVDPVMAIIRSAGRTGNFGDGKIFVWPLDLMAKVRTDEVWR
- a CDS encoding P-II family nitrogen regulator; this translates as MKKIIAIIRSENVEETKAALKGLGINGATFLHVTGRGMPEGLSPARSLSEERPAAFRAPDERQDGLPVPKGATLPASPPKTKPGPAGFLPQRMLIIVAHDADVRPIINTLVAANQTGRHGDGKIFVCPMISAIRVRNGEQGDSALA
- a CDS encoding P-II family nitrogen regulator; the encoded protein is MKMIWAIIRPEYSQRVIDALEKTGISAMTRMNVTGHGAETELMAGLVNYSEIPKEMLMIVLPDIDVARAVRIISTVAKTWQKENPGHGAVGDGKIFVTYVDDAHTIRTAENKKRSPGLPATTGPPV